The Microbacterium luteum nucleotide sequence CGGTGTTGTCGTCCGGAACGTCCGTGTACTCGATGTCGCCGGTGACGGCGGCGACGACGCGTCCGTCCTCGTTTGCGAGCGAGTCCCATTCCTGTGCGGGGAGCACGACGCTCTGTCGCAGCTCGAGCTGCGACGCCTCCATGTCCGACTGCCGATCCGCTTCCGAGGTGTACCGGGTGTCAGGCGTGAACCACGTGTCGAGGTACGTGAGCCACTCCGTTCGTGTGCCCAGCTGCGTGTCGAAAGTGGATGCCGCCGCCAACGCCGCGCGGATGTAGGTATCGGGGTTTGTCGTGATTGGTTCGGGAACCCACCCCTTGGTACTGACTGATGAGTCAACGACGTCGCCTGCGGGTGACGTGGTGGGCCGAGCCGTTGGTGAGGCGGCGGGTGGAGCGGGCTCCGTCGGAGCCGGCTCGGGAGGTCGTGAAGAGAGCGAGGCGATGACGATTGCCAAGACGCCCAGGAGAAGCACACCCCCGCCGATGATTGCCCACGTGACACCTCGGCGACTGCGACCGTTCGATGACCTCATCGGCCCTCCTGACCATTCAGGACGGCGATGTGGCTCGAACCGATGGGCTTCCGCCGGGCTCGCCGTGGAGGCATCCTATGCTTCAGCAGGGCGCGGCAAAAAGGAGAATCTTCTAATAAAGACGCAGCAGGCATTACCGTACCGCGGCGGGCGTCAATGCCGGTCGCGGGACGATTCGAGGGGAAGACTACGGGGCCTAGGAAGCTGCCGTCTGTAGGCATTTTGGGGGACACGGCCTGGCTAGGGCGCGAGGCGCCCGGCTTAGTTTGTGCCGCTCTGCTTGACATGAGGGAAGCATATAACCGTACACTCCGCATGTGAAGCTTTTTCTGAATCGGTCTTCTGGACGGCCGGGGAGCGGTGCGTCAAACTGGGCAGGTGCCTCGATACGCCCGCCCCGCGAACAGTGACTACGCGGAGGATCCCATCAACGCGCTCGGGAACGTCATGCAGGCCACCATCATTGGTGTCCTGCGAAAGAACCCCGGCCTGACGCGCGCGGAGATCGCCGAGGCGATCGAGCTCCCCAAGATGACGATCGCGAACGGACTCGAGAAACTGATCGACGCTGGGCTGATCATCGCCGACCCGCCGCGGGAAGTCGCGGTGCGCGGACAGCGGGTCCGGTACACGGTCGACGACGCGCGAGTCACGGAGATGGTGATGCGGCTCGAGCAGGTGCTCGGGGAGTTCTAGTTCCCGTTCGCCGCATCGCGCCGACGTCAATCCTCGGGGAACAGCGCTCGCACACACGCGACGGCCGTGCGCTCCGTGCTGCTTGGCCTCTCCTGGTTGGCGGGCGTCAATCGTCGGTGCAAGGTCCGCCAGCGTCCGTCCCTGTATGTCGGGCCTGCAGCTACGAGTCGAGTGCCGTGAGGGAGTCAGGTTCACCGTCGGCTCGCGGTGTGTAGCTCTCAAACACGGCATAGGCGACGATGCGTTCTGCGAGGGAGCCGATGGGGCTACAGCTGGTCATGGTGAGGTATCGGCCGCCCGTTGGCACGTCGGGTTTCTGGGGGACGTCGAGGAGGATGTCG carries:
- a CDS encoding winged helix-turn-helix transcriptional regulator produces the protein MPRYARPANSDYAEDPINALGNVMQATIIGVLRKNPGLTRAEIAEAIELPKMTIANGLEKLIDAGLIIADPPREVAVRGQRVRYTVDDARVTEMVMRLEQVLGEF